Proteins encoded in a region of the Psychromicrobium lacuslunae genome:
- the mraY gene encoding phospho-N-acetylmuramoyl-pentapeptide-transferase encodes MIAILMGAGFGLALSMIGTPLFIRLLVRKGYGQFVRDDGPTSHHTKRGTPTMGGAVVIGSVILAYLLTHLLIWLMNPKWSGPTVSGWLLILLMAGMGLVGFLDDYIKISRQRSLGLNAKAKLILQAAIGVAFAILALNFADSRGRTPASMSISFSRDIPGLNLAFAGAGLGVVLFIIWSNAIITAATNGVNLADGLDGLAVGASVMVFGAYTLIGIWQSNQSCGSPRSNGSAACYEVRDPLDLALLAVILFASLIGLLWWNTSPAKIFMGDTGSLAIGGAIAGFAILSRTELLLVIIGGLFVIITLSVILQVGFFKLSGGKRIFKMSPLHHHFELKGWAEVTVVVRFWILCGLFVAIGLGAFYAEWVVQL; translated from the coding sequence ATGATCGCCATTTTGATGGGCGCCGGGTTTGGTTTGGCCCTGTCCATGATCGGCACCCCGCTGTTCATCAGGCTGCTGGTCCGCAAAGGCTACGGTCAGTTCGTTCGAGACGACGGCCCCACCTCGCATCACACCAAACGCGGTACCCCGACAATGGGCGGCGCGGTGGTGATCGGCTCGGTCATCCTCGCTTATCTGCTCACCCACTTGCTGATCTGGCTGATGAATCCGAAATGGTCCGGTCCGACGGTTTCCGGCTGGCTGCTGATCCTGCTGATGGCTGGTATGGGTCTGGTCGGCTTCCTGGACGATTACATTAAGATCTCAAGACAGCGTTCGCTCGGTTTGAACGCCAAAGCTAAATTGATCCTGCAAGCTGCAATCGGCGTGGCGTTCGCCATCCTGGCGCTCAACTTCGCTGACAGCCGTGGCCGCACTCCGGCGAGCATGAGCATTTCTTTCTCGCGCGATATCCCAGGGCTCAACTTGGCCTTCGCCGGTGCCGGACTCGGCGTGGTGCTCTTCATCATCTGGTCGAACGCGATTATCACCGCGGCTACTAATGGTGTGAACCTGGCCGATGGCCTGGACGGTTTGGCCGTCGGTGCCTCGGTAATGGTTTTTGGTGCCTACACGCTGATCGGCATTTGGCAGTCCAATCAAAGCTGTGGTTCTCCTCGTTCCAATGGCTCAGCCGCTTGTTATGAAGTGCGAGACCCGCTCGACCTCGCCCTACTCGCGGTGATCTTGTTCGCCTCCTTGATCGGCCTGCTCTGGTGGAACACCTCACCCGCGAAGATTTTCATGGGGGATACCGGCTCCTTGGCCATTGGTGGCGCAATCGCTGGTTTCGCCATCCTGTCACGCACCGAGTTGCTGCTGGTGATCATCGGCGGGCTGTTCGTCATTATCACCCTCTCGGTCATTCTCCAGGTAGGTTTCTTCAAACTCAGCGGCGGCAAACGGATCTTCAAGATGTCACCCCTGCACCACCACTTCGAACTCAAAGGCTGGGCCGAAGTGACCGTTGTGGTGCGGTTCTGGATCCTCTGCGGTCTCTTTGTGGCAATTGGCTTAGGTGCCTTCTACGCCGAATGGGTTGTCCAGCTTTGA